In one window of Macrotis lagotis isolate mMagLag1 chromosome 5, bilby.v1.9.chrom.fasta, whole genome shotgun sequence DNA:
- the SCIMP gene encoding SLP adapter and CSK-interacting membrane protein, translating into MNWWLENFWILLAGMIILISGIFALIMYCICKRLLRQGKTWKISNSSNRNWKKEEMIYENVYLPPLPPRHVPVLEETANSAPQENENQYPYSTIKKVSVPYTEPNSDYDDVDISHVYRN; encoded by the exons ATGAACTGGTGGCTGGAGAATTTCTGGATCCTCTTGGCTGGAATGATAATCCTTATTTCAGGAATATTTGCCCTAATAATGTACTGTATCTGTAAGAGACTGCTCAGACAAG gCAAGACATGGAAAATTTCAAATTCTTCGAATCGcaattggaaaaaggaagaaatgatataTGA GAATGTCTATTTACCCCCTCTGCCTCCCAGACATGTTCCGGTTTTGGAAGAGACAGCTAATTCCG CTCCACAGGAAAATGAAAACCAGTATCCTTATTCAACCATAAAGAAAGTTTCTGTTCCTTATACTGAACCAAACTCGGACTATGACGATGTTGACATCTCTCACGTATATAGAAATTAA
- the IFT22 gene encoding intraflagellar transport protein 22 homolog isoform X2 encodes MRLLVLQSGKTVLANFLTECSDITEYNPTQGVRILEFENPQVTSNNKGTGCEFELWDCGGDTKFESCWPALMKDSHGVVIVFNAEIPSHLKEIEMWYSCFVQQQLLQDSQCLLIAHHKPGSGGEKSNLSLPSSLSKLKLIHSNLEEEPEEIRMEFIKYLKSIVSSVSESRDREEMSIIT; translated from the exons ATGCGGCTTCTCGTTTTGCAA AGTGGCAAAACAGTCCTGGCCAATTTTTTGACTGAGTGCTCCGACATCACTGAGTACAACCCAACCCAAGGTGTGAG gATTCTGGAATTTGAGAACCCCCAAGTAACTAGCAACAACAAAGGAACAGGGTGTGAGTTTGAGCTGTGGGATTGTGGAGGTGATACAAA aTTTGAATCGTGCTGGCCTGCCCTCATGAAGGACTCTCATGGAGTGGTGATCGTCTTCAATGCTGAGATCCCCAGCCACTTGAAGGAGATTGAAATGTGGTATTCTTGCTTCGTGCAGCAGCAATTGCTACAGGACAGTCAGTGTCTCTTAATTGCCCACCACAAGCCAGGCTCTGGAGGGGAAAAGAGCAACTTGTCTTTAc CTTCTTCTCTGAGCAAACTGAAACTAATCCATTCCAATCTGGAGGAGGAACCTGAGGAGATTCGGATGGAATTcatcaagtatttgaaaagcATAGTCAGTTCAGTGTCTGAGAGCAGAGATAGGGAAGAGATGTCGATCATCACCTAA
- the IFT22 gene encoding intraflagellar transport protein 22 homolog isoform X1, giving the protein MLKAKILFIGPCESGKTVLANFLTECSDITEYNPTQGVRILEFENPQVTSNNKGTGCEFELWDCGGDTKFESCWPALMKDSHGVVIVFNAEIPSHLKEIEMWYSCFVQQQLLQDSQCLLIAHHKPGSGGEKSNLSLPSSLSKLKLIHSNLEEEPEEIRMEFIKYLKSIVSSVSESRDREEMSIIT; this is encoded by the exons ATGCTCAAGGCCAAGATCCTCTTCATCGGGCCCTGTGAG AGTGGCAAAACAGTCCTGGCCAATTTTTTGACTGAGTGCTCCGACATCACTGAGTACAACCCAACCCAAGGTGTGAG gATTCTGGAATTTGAGAACCCCCAAGTAACTAGCAACAACAAAGGAACAGGGTGTGAGTTTGAGCTGTGGGATTGTGGAGGTGATACAAA aTTTGAATCGTGCTGGCCTGCCCTCATGAAGGACTCTCATGGAGTGGTGATCGTCTTCAATGCTGAGATCCCCAGCCACTTGAAGGAGATTGAAATGTGGTATTCTTGCTTCGTGCAGCAGCAATTGCTACAGGACAGTCAGTGTCTCTTAATTGCCCACCACAAGCCAGGCTCTGGAGGGGAAAAGAGCAACTTGTCTTTAc CTTCTTCTCTGAGCAAACTGAAACTAATCCATTCCAATCTGGAGGAGGAACCTGAGGAGATTCGGATGGAATTcatcaagtatttgaaaagcATAGTCAGTTCAGTGTCTGAGAGCAGAGATAGGGAAGAGATGTCGATCATCACCTAA